In Carassius auratus strain Wakin chromosome 20, ASM336829v1, whole genome shotgun sequence, the genomic stretch tacaacAGCATCAAGCTCCTCCAAGCCACTTCACACATCCACAAAGTGCAAAATACATGTAACGTTAAGGATAAAACTCCTTTGGGCTACTTCCACGTCCAGAAGTAACGGTAAATGGCATTTTCTCTCATGACACAAGGGTTCTGGGACACActcaaacgtaaaaaaaaaaaaaattaaatataaaaacaaaacacaaagaagagtccacacacacacacacacacacacacacactcgtgtaaTCGTGACACTGCGTTGATGTCGATCGTGGAGTAGATCTGCTTGGGTAAGGCAGGAGCCGAGCTGGAGCGTGGACCGCACCTCACACCCCTCCGCCGACAGCACCTGGTGACCCCACCTGATGGGAGCTGGTCAGTCTTCACTGGGACATGTCAGGACCAGCCTCCACCCCGCTCCCCTGCTCGCCAGGTGACAAAAGGAACACAAATTAGAGGAGCGTTAACAATCAATACAACACAGAAGGACAAAGAGATCACACAAGGACACAAACAAGCACAGAAGAAGATGTCAAAGACAGAAAGCTAAATGCTTTGACTAGAGACGACACCCTATGATTCAGCATGCACTCGTGTGAGGAGCCCGAGACAAGAGACAAGCACAACAGAGGCTCGGGTCCAAGCCACAGGAATTGGGAGATCTGGAGGGGGCGGGAAAGTTACAGATACAGGAGGAAAGCAAAAACAGTCATGCAAGGCAGCTTCCCAGTGGCTCAAACTGGGGACAAACGTGCAAGAGCAAAGAGAGTTAGAGCTTCCAGCGACAACGACGCCTCGTCTGGACTCGCCGTTTAGCATCAAATTGTGCTTTCTGTGGCTATCATCGAGTTTAGCCTCTGTCCTCGTGGAGTTCCTCTAACAAAACCCCACTGAAGCCCAAACGCACGGGGACCTCAGGAGAGAAGGTGCCCAAAAATTGCAATGGCAGTGAATCGGAGTAAAGCAAGGCCTCTCAGTTGGAGGTTGTGTGAAATGGTGTGTGTTTACACAGAGCTTGAGTGGAGAGAGGATGTGGACTGGGTGAGATCAGTCTGAGGCATGCAGAGTGAGGGAGCAGCACGTCTACAGGCAAACCTTTAGTCCTTTTCCTTCCACAAGGAGCATTTAATTTGTAGCAATTTGAAGAGAGAATTTGCCGAAACAGGAATTTGAAACACAATTTGAGTTTTTGTACACTGGTGCGTGTATGTTTATTCAAGCAGACAAACAGCAAAGAATACAAGCCAAAATGTAAAGCCAAAAATTAGGATCAaagtcctttttttctttttttttcaaaaacaagacAAGCTATTTGACTAGCATTATCTTTTGTAACAtacaaatagcatttttttttcttttttttgttgaataCAAGTTTaggagacacttttttttttttttctttcttcatttttgTTGCCGTTACCTATTTTAGACATGAAGAGGAGAATCCTATGAACACACATGGTACTATAAAGCCAAATAGACAGGTTGAGCACAAAACTGCTAATTTAAAAATTTCAATCTCGATTTTTTAAAAAGTAGGAAACGACttccaaacaaaacataaaacaaagagtTCGGCAGAAGCAGGAGGGAGTGACTACTGATCGAGTCCAAGCCGATTCTTAAAATATGTACAAGAGCAGAGAGGCAACCGTTAATGGATCTGAGGGCCAATCAAGTCTCTATAAAAAGGATTGGGTagtaatttgttgttgttttgtgaagtgaaaacaaAAGAGCCCTACATTCTCTACTTCCACTGATGCCCAAAAGAATCCTGATAAAACTCCTGGTTGTCAGATTTGTAACCATAGTTACCAGAATGATCGCCACCGTGCAAGGGTTGCTGTGCAATGGGTTGCGAGCCCCAGTTCTGATTAATGGTCTGGCGCCGTTTGGAATCTGGCTGGGTGTAGCCATCGGCTTTGCGCTTGCCTCCTACATTTCCACCGCGTCCACCCCGAGCAGCACGTACCCCGCGGCCTCTCGGCAGAACCCCGCCTCTGGCTCCTCCGCGTGGGCCCCTGCTGGCCCCCAGACCTCCGCGCTGAGGGAAGCCCGGCCGGCCCCGTGGAGCGCCGGCCCCTCTGCCCCCGCCTCGAGCCCCGCCGCGCACCCCTCTGCCTCGAGCGGGCGCCTGGAAGTCATCGTAGCCGAAGTACGGGTCATCATAGCCGCCCCTGTAGTTATGGTAATCGTAATCGTAACCATAATAGTCGTAGTAATCTTCGTAGCCGTAATAGTCAGGAGGGTAGGAGTAACCGCCCCGACTGGCACCTCTGCCCCGGCCCCTGGCAGGAGGCGGCATCTGAGGAGGCCCGTAGTAGTAGTAATCATCATACCTGGGACAGAAGAGCACAGATGATTACATGGAGCAAGCTGCTCTGACACTGCTCACCTCTGTCTGCTCCTGGAGGTCcaaccccaaacacacacacacacacacacctgcctgagCTCATCAGGGGTTCAGGTGCACTCCAAACACACATGCCttgtccaaacacacacacgttctctGCATTTGACTACTTGTGACATTTCCTGTCAAACTTCTTTGTGTTCTAAAAATGCAATCACTTTATCCTTGCTTTACATTTTACAATCAACTTCTGTGTCTGTCAGCAGTCCCCATAACAGATGACAATTTAATTGGTTTAATTAGTTATCACTTAGTGCTTCTAATTGTGATAAAAAGCAGCTGCAAATGTTGAACAGAAATACCAACCCTACTCATTGCaccaataaaacacttttttctatcaaattatgtgtaatatatatttaacattaatatttaatttgcattGGAAACgcttccaatttttttttaaaccttaaattaTTTCACACCATGATGGGTTACACCAAGCGTTGAACAGTGGTGCGGAGTGGTACTGAGCTAGTGTGGGTTAAGGGAACTACGCTTCGTCGGGTTTAATGACTTGGGACACCTACTTCCGGTCACGTTCATGCACTCTTAAGTGAGCGAGACCACAAGTGTGGGTGTTTGGACACGGCATACGTGTGTTATATAAGAGTTGGACCAGACGTCTGGAGCATAGCTGCCCTTCACGAGTAGAGCTGGACACCACTGCAGTTAAACCCACAACACTCACATGTGTGTCTTCGCTGCTTGACGCTGTGCCTTCCTCTCTTTCCGCTTCTGGTCCGGTGGCTTGGCGAACACGATCTCAATGTGTTCTCCCTCTAAATCTTTACCGTTCATCTCTGCCAGCGCCTGCACACATCCACATCCATCACACCACTGTCACGACCGCTCAACACAACACTCTCGCTCCCCAGCGTCTCACCTTGACCGCTCCATCTCTCTCGTCAAAGTGAATGAAGGCGTAGTCCTTCAGTTTCTTCACTCGCTCCAGTTTGCCAAACTGGCCGAACGCTTTTTCAAGTATTTCCTCTGTGACGCTGTTTGCCAGGTTCCTGACGAACAACACTTTCACCTGGGAACAGATGAGATAACATGAGCTCTCTAGCTGCAGGAGAAGACCAGGCATGAGTATAAGCGCTGGTACATCAGTCTGGGATTTAGGTCATGACCCCCATGACTCTGATCAACAGTGCTCCCAAAACAGAAGGAAGACCCCAACCAACGTCAAGGGAAGAGTTAACTAGCGCTTCAGAACGGTCTTATCTGAAGAGAACGTGGAAAGAGAATCTCAACAGGAACGTGTTTCAGAACAACCCCTTCACCAAAGACTGGATGGTGTTCTGACCTTTGCCATGACCTCCGGGTCGGGATCCTCAATGGGGTCGGCCCACTCGACGGTGACCACATTCCCCCAGACCTTCACCTTCCCGCTCATGAGCCTCCGTCGAGCCTGTGCTGCCGTTTTGTGGTCCTCGTACTCCAGGAAACAGAAGCCCCTGTTCTTCCTCTTATCATCCGGCTGATGGTAGAGGATGACGTCAGTAAGACCCtctgagaaacagagaaagggtGTTATTAAATGTGTATCTGAAGAACCCAAAGGAAATGAGCACGTTGAGAGGACACAGATGAACGCACGCTCAGCTCAGAGCAAAGCTCACCTGTGACTTTAGAAAACTCTTCAACGATCTGTTCTTTCGTCTTGCTCTTGGGAATGGAGCCCACGAAGAGTCTGTTGTTTGCCACTGATATACAGACGCCGATTTGTTTGCCCGGGCGAATCTCATGATTGTTACACTGAGAGGAGAAACACAGGGATTGAATACCTGAACAACAGTTGAATTTGTGAAACAACACCCACATCTATCACTTCACAACCACATGTTATCTGGAACCCAATGATGATTGAGATACGAGTGTGAGTCTAGTTTGACACATGTTTGACGCGTGTCTTACTAGCTTGACGGCCTCCTGCGCAGCCTCTTTAGTGCAGAAGGTGAGGAAGGCGTAGCCACGGTTCAGGCCGCTCAGAGGATCCATCATCAGACGCAGGTCCCAGATCGGCCCGGCCTTCTCAAACAGGGGCACCAGCTCATCTTCAAACAAGTCCCTCGGGATCTTCCCCACAAAGATCTGCAGCATGGAGAAGTCAGTCTGACAGGTTAGAGCCAAGCCTTACAGCCACATTTCTACAAAGCATCAGTATGGAGACTCGAGCCTTTCATTAATCGCTCTATAATTCCAGATTGTGACCAGGGTTATTGTTAACATCATTTGAAAATCAATAACGGAAAAAAACTCAGCTAGTCGCTaaagcaatatttctcattttcaattgaaatgcaaacaaaactATAGgagtaaaaatactaaaataacactgtgacTGGTCAGTGGCGTCTTCATTTATCTACTCCCATAACACATTAACGAATAATTGAATCAGGAGGTCCATTTATATTATTGGTCAAGCAGCTAAGAATGGATTAGCTGGGACAATGAAGAGGCATTAGCTTCACGTCTGGGTCC encodes the following:
- the LOC113037707 gene encoding heterogeneous nuclear ribonucleoprotein Q isoform X4, which translates into the protein MKTYRQREKQGTKVVDSTKGPDEAKIKTLLERTGYTLDVTTGQRKYGGPPPETVYTGAQPTVGTEIFVGKIPRDLFEDELVPLFEKAGPIWDLRLMMDPLSGLNRGYAFLTFCTKEAAQEAVKLCNNHEIRPGKQIGVCISVANNRLFVGSIPKSKTKEQIVEEFSKVTEGLTDVILYHQPDDKRKNRGFCFLEYEDHKTAAQARRRLMSGKVKVWGNVVTVEWADPIEDPDPEVMAKVKVLFVRNLANSVTEEILEKAFGQFGKLERVKKLKDYAFIHFDERDGAVKALAEMNGKDLEGEHIEIVFAKPPDQKRKERKAQRQAAKTHMYDDYYYYGPPQMPPPARGRGRGASRGGYSYPPDYYGYEDYYDYYGYDYDYHNYRGGYDDPYFGYDDFQAPARGRGVRGGARGGGRGAGAPRGRPGFPQRGGLGASRGPRGGARGGVLPRGRGVRAARGGRGGNVGGKRKADGYTQPDSKRRQTINQNWGSQPIAQQPLHGGDHSGNYGYKSDNQEFYQDSFGHQWK
- the LOC113037707 gene encoding heterogeneous nuclear ribonucleoprotein Q isoform X2 — encoded protein: MATEHINGNGTEEPMDTSAAVTHSDHFNTLVEAGLPQKVAEKLDEIYLAGLVEHSDLDERAIEALKEFDEEGALQVLVQFKESDLSHVQNKSAFLCGVMKTYRQREKQGTKVVDSTKGPDEAKIKTLLERTGYTLDVTTGQRKYGGPPPETVYTGAQPTVGTEIFVGKIPRDLFEDELVPLFEKAGPIWDLRLMMDPLSGLNRGYAFLTFCTKEAAQEAVKLCNNHEIRPGKQIGVCISVANNRLFVGSIPKSKTKEQIVEEFSKVTEGLTDVILYHQPDDKRKNRGFCFLEYEDHKTAAQARRRLMSGKVKVWGNVVTVEWADPIEDPDPEVMAKVKVLFVRNLANSVTEEILEKAFGQFGKLERVKKLKDYAFIHFDERDGAVKALAEMNGKDLEGEHIEIVFAKPPDQKRKERKAQRQAAKTHMYDDYYYYGPPQMPPPARGRGRGASRGGYSYPPDYYGYEDYYDYYGYDYDYHNYRGGYDDPYFGYDDFQAPARGRGVRGGARGGGRGAGAPRGRPGFPQRGGLGASRGPRGGARGGVLPRGRGVRAARGGRGGNVGGKRKADGYTQPDSKRRQTINQNWGSQPIAQQPLHGGDHSGERGGGWS
- the LOC113037707 gene encoding heterogeneous nuclear ribonucleoprotein Q isoform X1 encodes the protein MATEHINGNGTEEPMDTSAAVTHSDHFNTLVEAGLPQKVAEKLDEIYLAGLVEHSDLDERAIEALKEFDEEGALQVLVQFKESDLSHVQNKSAFLCGVMKTYRQREKQGTKVVDSTKGPDEAKIKTLLERTGYTLDVTTGQRKYGGPPPETVYTGAQPTVGTEIFVGKIPRDLFEDELVPLFEKAGPIWDLRLMMDPLSGLNRGYAFLTFCTKEAAQEAVKLCNNHEIRPGKQIGVCISVANNRLFVGSIPKSKTKEQIVEEFSKVTEGLTDVILYHQPDDKRKNRGFCFLEYEDHKTAAQARRRLMSGKVKVWGNVVTVEWADPIEDPDPEVMAKVKVLFVRNLANSVTEEILEKAFGQFGKLERVKKLKDYAFIHFDERDGAVKALAEMNGKDLEGEHIEIVFAKPPDQKRKERKAQRQAAKTHMYDDYYYYGPPQMPPPARGRGRGASRGGYSYPPDYYGYEDYYDYYGYDYDYHNYRGGYDDPYFGYDDFQAPARGRGVRGGARGGGRGAGAPRGRPGFPQRGGLGASRGPRGGARGGVLPRGRGVRAARGGRGGNVGGKRKADGYTQPDSKRRQTINQNWGSQPIAQQPLHGGDHSGNYGYKSDNQEFYQDSFGHQWK
- the LOC113037707 gene encoding heterogeneous nuclear ribonucleoprotein Q isoform X3 encodes the protein MATEHINGNGTEEPMDTSAAVTHSDHFNTLVEAGLPQKVAEKLDEIYLAGLVEHSDLDERAIEALKEFDEEGALQVLVQFKESDLSHVQNKSAFLCGVMKTYRQREKQGTKVVDSTKGPDEAKIKTLLERTGYTLDVTTGQRKYGGPPPETVYTGAQPTVGTEIFVGKIPRDLFEDELVPLFEKAGPIWDLRLMMDPLSGLNRGYAFLTFCTKEAAQEAVKLCNNHEIRPGKQIGVCISVANNRLFVGSIPKSKTKEQIVEEFSKVTEGLTDVILYHQPDDKRKNRGFCFLEYEDHKTAAQARRRLMSGKVKVWGNVVTVEWADPIEDPDPEVMAKVKVLFVRNLANSVTEEILEKAFGQFGKLERVKKLKDYAFIHFDERDGAVKALAEMNGKDLEGEHIEIVFAKPPDQKRKERKAQRQAAKTHMYDDYYYYGPPQMPPPARGRGRGASRGGYSYPPDYYGYEDYYDYYGYDYDYHNYRGGYDDPYFGYDDFQAPARGRGVRGGARGGGRGAGAPRGRPGFPQRGGLGASRGPRGGARGGVLPRGRGGSGVEAGPDMSQ